Proteins from a genomic interval of Bremerella sp. JC817:
- the fliG gene encoding flagellar motor switch protein FliG encodes MAKRDPSQHFSNPALRKAAIILMTLPEDEAAKLMGKLTPKQVEAVCIEIAQLDNLSGAEQEAAILAFAEQNPNQLGGGGGGINLAKSLVTKALGKNATETLDNVRQSVESVPFGFLRKVDSQNLLTFIVDEHPQTIALILSHLPASYGAELISGLPAERQLSVIRRIANMGQTNPEVIREVERGLEDRMASVMSQSFENAGGIPSVAEILNVTDRSTGKALLENLSQEDPDLVEEIRRLMFVFDDIQKLADKDIQAVLKNVETSQWAMALKGASQDLRDKIVGNMSKRAGEMLLEEMDFLGSVKLSEVEGVQQQIVDIVRRLEDAGEIQLSVSDEEEMMIQ; translated from the coding sequence ATGGCCAAACGCGACCCAAGCCAGCACTTCTCGAACCCAGCGCTCCGCAAGGCTGCCATCATTTTGATGACGCTGCCCGAGGATGAAGCTGCGAAGTTGATGGGGAAGTTGACGCCGAAACAGGTCGAAGCGGTCTGTATCGAGATCGCCCAGCTCGACAACTTGAGCGGTGCCGAGCAAGAGGCCGCAATTCTGGCCTTCGCCGAGCAGAATCCCAACCAACTGGGAGGCGGTGGTGGTGGGATCAACCTGGCGAAAAGCCTGGTGACGAAGGCCCTGGGAAAGAACGCGACTGAAACGCTGGACAACGTCCGCCAGTCGGTCGAATCGGTTCCCTTTGGCTTCTTGCGGAAGGTCGATAGTCAGAACTTACTGACCTTTATCGTGGACGAGCATCCGCAGACGATCGCCCTTATTTTGTCTCACTTGCCTGCTTCGTATGGTGCCGAGTTGATCTCGGGCTTACCGGCCGAGCGGCAGTTATCGGTTATTCGCCGCATTGCCAATATGGGGCAAACCAACCCCGAGGTGATCCGCGAGGTCGAACGCGGGCTGGAAGATCGAATGGCCAGCGTGATGAGCCAGTCGTTCGAAAATGCCGGCGGTATCCCCAGCGTGGCCGAGATCCTCAACGTTACCGACCGCAGCACCGGCAAGGCCCTGCTCGAGAATCTCTCGCAGGAAGATCCAGACCTGGTCGAAGAAATTCGCCGCTTGATGTTCGTCTTCGACGACATTCAAAAGCTGGCCGACAAAGACATCCAAGCGGTCCTCAAGAACGTCGAGACCTCGCAGTGGGCCATGGCACTCAAGGGAGCCAGCCAGGACTTGCGCGACAAGATCGTCGGCAACATGTCGAAACGTGCCGGCGAAATGCTGCTGGAAGAAATGGACTTCCTCGGCTCGGTCAAGCTGTCGGAAGTCGAAGGGGTTCAGCAGCAGATCGTCGATATCGTGCGTCGTCTGGAAGATGCTGGCGAAATCCAGCTCTCGGTTTCGGACGAAGAAGAAATGATGATCCAGTAG
- a CDS encoding chemotaxis protein CheX, giving the protein MLVEYINPFIRSTTVTFDTMLGCSIKRDKLCMADQVNERFEVSGVIGLSGRAQGSVVVLLSQEVAVHAAAAMLMMEPSEFDGLTDDVVDAVGEIANMVAGSAKAELEEFQLSISLPNVVVGHPPDIRFPSEVKPIAVTFDCPWGPMALKVGFTPLPVMA; this is encoded by the coding sequence ATGCTGGTCGAATACATCAACCCGTTCATCCGCTCTACGACTGTCACCTTCGACACCATGCTTGGTTGTTCTATTAAACGGGACAAGCTGTGCATGGCCGATCAGGTCAATGAACGCTTTGAGGTTAGCGGCGTGATCGGCCTTTCTGGACGTGCCCAAGGTTCGGTCGTAGTTTTGTTGTCGCAGGAAGTCGCGGTCCACGCGGCTGCCGCAATGCTGATGATGGAACCCAGCGAATTCGATGGCCTGACGGACGACGTTGTCGATGCCGTCGGTGAAATCGCCAACATGGTGGCAGGCTCGGCCAAGGCGGAACTGGAAGAGTTCCAGCTCTCGATCAGCTTGCCAAATGTTGTGGTCGGTCACCCGCCTGACATTCGCTTCCCATCGGAAGTGAAGCCGATCGCCGTGACGTTCGACTGCCCTTGGGGCCCCATGGCCTTGAAGGTTGGTTTCACCCCGCTGCCGGTCATGGCCTAA
- a CDS encoding 6-pyruvoyl tetrahydropterin synthase family protein: MPIRHWVKLTKDHLVFSAGHFITFGGNICERIHGHNYKVEVELHGPLDENHYVVDFIALRDSLQEIVNGLDHRMLLPTQHPTIQVRSDEKEVTATFEERRWVFPKEECVLLEIPNTTTELLAQWIGQQLLSLLESRLQWKPEALKVGVDENYGQWGYCEFS, encoded by the coding sequence ATGCCGATTCGTCACTGGGTCAAACTGACCAAAGATCACCTGGTATTCAGCGCGGGACACTTCATTACCTTCGGTGGCAACATCTGCGAGCGTATTCATGGACATAACTACAAGGTCGAAGTCGAACTGCACGGGCCGCTGGACGAGAATCACTACGTCGTCGATTTCATTGCCCTGCGAGACTCGCTGCAGGAAATCGTCAACGGACTCGATCACCGAATGCTGTTACCCACACAGCATCCGACCATCCAGGTTCGCTCGGACGAGAAGGAAGTGACGGCGACCTTTGAGGAGCGACGGTGGGTTTTTCCGAAGGAAGAATGCGTACTGCTGGAGATCCCCAACACCACGACCGAATTGCTGGCTCAATGGATTGGTCAACAGTTACTGTCCCTGCTTGAAAGCCGATTGCAGTGGAAACCCGAAGCTCTGAAGGTCGGAGTTGACGAAAATTACGGTCAGTGGGGTTATTGCGAGTTTTCTTAG
- a CDS encoding triphosphoribosyl-dephospho-CoA synthase: protein MSDSKRLSIGQLATLACTLEVCAPKPGNVHRSADFEDVTLQDFLASAVAIGPIFDQAKTLPLGQLVLQAVEATSLVTRTNTNLGMILLMAPLVAAADETQLQEGAAEVIRQSTADDAAAIYEAIRLATPGGMGQSDEHDVSGTAPSHIVKAMQIAADRDLVARQYVQRFSDVFDWVVPLLLDESRQKLPLSHRIVHAHIALMARLPDTLIARKNGPELAQQCAVMARRVIDAGPPFEDDYLQQLANLDFWLRCDGHKRNPGTTADLIAAGLLVCLRQNQIVAPFV from the coding sequence ATGAGCGATTCCAAAAGGCTCTCGATCGGCCAACTGGCAACGTTGGCTTGCACACTCGAAGTGTGCGCTCCGAAACCTGGCAACGTCCATCGCAGCGCTGATTTTGAAGATGTCACCCTGCAAGACTTTCTCGCCAGTGCGGTCGCGATCGGTCCGATTTTCGATCAGGCCAAGACGTTGCCGCTGGGACAACTGGTATTGCAAGCGGTCGAGGCGACTTCACTGGTCACACGAACCAACACGAACCTGGGCATGATTTTGCTGATGGCACCGTTGGTGGCCGCAGCGGATGAAACCCAGTTGCAGGAAGGTGCCGCGGAAGTCATTCGGCAATCAACCGCCGACGATGCCGCCGCAATTTACGAAGCGATCCGTCTGGCCACGCCTGGCGGGATGGGACAGTCGGACGAACATGATGTCTCCGGCACGGCCCCGTCGCATATCGTCAAGGCGATGCAAATCGCGGCAGATCGCGATCTGGTGGCGCGTCAGTACGTCCAGCGATTTAGCGACGTATTTGATTGGGTGGTCCCACTGCTGCTGGATGAAAGCCGCCAGAAGCTTCCGCTCAGCCATCGGATTGTGCATGCTCATATCGCGTTGATGGCTCGTCTTCCGGATACCTTGATCGCCAGAAAGAATGGGCCAGAATTGGCTCAGCAATGTGCCGTGATGGCCCGGCGGGTGATCGATGCCGGGCCGCCGTTCGAGGACGATTACCTGCAGCAACTAGCCAATCTCGACTTTTGGCTCCGCTGCGATGGTCACAAGCGAAATCCCGGGACCACGGCCGATCTGATCGCGGCCGGCCTGCTGGTCTGCTTGCGACAGAATCAAATCGTCGCCCCGTTTGTTTAG
- a CDS encoding alpha/beta fold hydrolase, whose protein sequence is MSESAAWRKLYPFSSHYLALPDARYHYVDEGSGQPILMVHGNPTWSFYWRNIVSQFRDQYRTIAVDHIGCGLSDKPQNYNYCLQQHIDNLVTLIDQLDLRDINLLVHDWGGAIGLGAALARPDRFARLVLFNTGAFPPPYCPLRIRACRIPGLGPWMVRTFNAFARPALTMATEKPEKFTPDVRAGYIAPYDNYHNRIATARFVQDIPLSTSHPTYGVLKQMEERLPSLSHLPIQLIWGAKDWCFRMECLERFQTIWPTARATVYEDCGHYVVEDASERIEPLLRNFLQEEPEAAAAELPR, encoded by the coding sequence ATGTCCGAGTCGGCCGCTTGGCGCAAGCTATATCCGTTTTCGTCGCATTACCTGGCATTGCCCGATGCGCGGTATCACTACGTCGACGAAGGTTCCGGCCAGCCGATCTTGATGGTGCATGGCAACCCGACCTGGTCGTTCTATTGGCGAAATATCGTCTCGCAGTTTCGGGATCAGTATCGCACGATCGCCGTCGATCACATCGGCTGTGGTCTTTCGGACAAGCCGCAGAACTACAATTATTGCCTGCAGCAGCATATCGATAACCTGGTCACGTTGATCGACCAGCTCGATCTGCGCGACATCAATTTGCTGGTGCACGACTGGGGCGGTGCGATCGGCCTCGGAGCGGCTCTCGCGCGGCCTGATCGATTTGCTCGTCTGGTGCTGTTCAACACCGGTGCGTTTCCGCCGCCATACTGTCCGCTACGGATTCGAGCGTGTCGTATTCCAGGGCTTGGCCCATGGATGGTTCGCACGTTCAATGCCTTTGCCCGACCAGCGTTGACCATGGCGACCGAAAAGCCTGAGAAGTTCACGCCGGACGTTCGTGCCGGGTACATCGCCCCGTACGACAACTATCACAACCGCATCGCGACGGCTCGCTTCGTGCAGGACATTCCGCTGTCGACCAGCCATCCGACGTATGGCGTGCTGAAGCAGATGGAAGAGCGTCTGCCTTCTCTTTCGCACCTGCCGATCCAGTTGATCTGGGGCGCGAAAGACTGGTGCTTCCGCATGGAATGCCTTGAAAGGTTTCAAACGATCTGGCCGACTGCCAGAGCCACCGTTTACGAAGACTGTGGTCACTACGTCGTGGAAGACGCCAGCGAACGTATCGAGCCGCTGCTCCGCAATTTTCTGCAGGAAGAGCCGGAAGCCGCCGCGGCCGAGTTGCCACGATGA
- a CDS encoding J domain-containing protein, whose amino-acid sequence MAEDYYQILGVSRSATQEEIRKAYKKLAQKYHPDLNPDDEAAKTKFKEIQNAYDVIGDAEKRKKYDQFGSNYEHMGAGGPGGGPGGFHQWRSQGGPGGPGGSQFEFDLGDLFGGGGGGGFADMFGGGFGGGGGGRRRQAQPMRGNDLQHDVNVPFKQAMEGGEINLNVRRPNGEMERLTAKIPPGIEDGKKIRLRGQGDPSPNGGPAGDLLIRIHVDAHKYFTRTGKDLEVTVPITLGEALLGGSVDVPTPAGTVTMKIPAGSSSGRRLRVRGQGVPAASGEPGDLYVVLQVAMPENPTEELKEAVEKFASQHPEDPRKDLRW is encoded by the coding sequence ATGGCTGAAGACTACTATCAAATTTTGGGCGTTTCTCGTTCCGCGACTCAGGAAGAGATCCGGAAGGCCTACAAGAAACTGGCTCAGAAGTATCATCCCGACCTGAACCCCGACGACGAGGCTGCGAAGACCAAGTTCAAGGAAATTCAGAACGCCTACGACGTCATCGGGGATGCCGAAAAGCGGAAGAAGTACGACCAGTTCGGCAGTAATTACGAACACATGGGAGCCGGCGGACCGGGCGGCGGTCCTGGTGGTTTCCACCAATGGCGATCGCAAGGTGGTCCTGGCGGCCCCGGAGGATCCCAGTTCGAGTTCGACCTGGGCGATCTCTTCGGCGGAGGTGGCGGCGGAGGCTTTGCCGACATGTTCGGTGGCGGATTCGGTGGAGGCGGCGGAGGTCGTCGTCGCCAGGCGCAACCGATGCGGGGCAACGATCTGCAGCACGACGTGAACGTCCCCTTCAAGCAGGCAATGGAAGGTGGCGAGATCAACCTGAACGTTCGTCGTCCCAACGGCGAAATGGAACGGCTGACCGCCAAGATTCCTCCTGGCATCGAAGATGGCAAGAAGATCCGTCTTCGCGGCCAAGGCGATCCGAGCCCCAATGGCGGACCGGCAGGCGACCTGCTTATTCGGATCCACGTCGACGCACATAAATACTTCACCCGCACCGGCAAAGACTTGGAAGTCACTGTTCCGATTACCCTGGGCGAAGCACTGCTGGGTGGCTCGGTCGATGTTCCGACGCCGGCTGGCACCGTCACTATGAAGATCCCCGCAGGCAGTTCCAGCGGACGACGCTTGCGTGTTCGCGGCCAGGGCGTGCCGGCTGCTTCTGGCGAACCTGGCGACCTTTATGTCGTGCTGCAGGTTGCCATGCCTGAAAATCCGACCGAAGAACTGAAGGAAGCGGTCGAAAAGTTCGCCAGCCAGCATCCGGAAGATCCTCGCAAGGACCTGCGCTGGTAA
- the rnpA gene encoding ribonuclease P protein component: MRVTEKSQRFSAELRLKTPADFDAVFTRRSSAGNGWLVVYAARNDLGVCRLGLVVAKKKIGNAVQRNRWKRRLREVFRINREKLPRGFDFVVLPQSKMHPGFADLENGLVQLAHRAVRKWKRNHGSTGQPSSGKPSP, encoded by the coding sequence ATGCGTGTGACGGAAAAGTCTCAACGATTTTCGGCCGAGCTTCGTTTGAAAACGCCGGCCGATTTCGACGCGGTATTCACCCGCCGATCTTCCGCCGGCAACGGCTGGCTGGTGGTCTATGCGGCCCGCAACGATCTGGGAGTCTGTCGTTTGGGCCTGGTCGTGGCCAAAAAGAAGATCGGCAATGCCGTGCAGCGGAATCGCTGGAAGCGGCGACTACGCGAAGTGTTCCGCATCAATCGCGAGAAGCTTCCCCGTGGGTTCGACTTCGTGGTGCTGCCCCAATCGAAGATGCATCCTGGCTTTGCTGACCTCGAAAATGGACTGGTGCAGCTGGCCCATCGCGCGGTGCGGAAATGGAAACGCAACCACGGAAGCACCGGGCAACCTTCTTCTGGAAAGCCCAGTCCATGA
- the yidD gene encoding membrane protein insertion efficiency factor YidD, protein MMFLFAASRALLAEVMIFLVRCYQYTLSPWVGQQCRFQPSCSNYFIQAVRKYGPVSGAIRGAYRILRCNPLCKSGFDPP, encoded by the coding sequence ATGATGTTTCTATTTGCCGCCAGTCGGGCTTTGCTGGCCGAAGTGATGATCTTCCTGGTGCGGTGCTATCAATACACCCTCAGCCCCTGGGTCGGTCAGCAGTGTCGCTTCCAACCAAGCTGCAGCAACTACTTCATCCAGGCCGTCCGTAAATACGGACCGGTCTCGGGAGCGATCCGCGGGGCCTATCGCATCCTGCGCTGCAACCCACTCTGTAAGAGCGGCTTCGATCCTCCATAG
- a CDS encoding trypsin-like peptidase domain-containing protein: MRSPSMNNLAVRLCWLLLAATVCYSPAFSGSFAHASELRMTPIVKAVQSAKESIVNIHGHKTVAAVSAVGGDTPRQVNGMGTGVIIDRRGFIVTNHHVVDGVRRIQVTFNNGETLIARLIAHDLTTDLAVIKVDAEDELPCITIGKSTDLMPGETVIAVGNAYGYENSVTRGIISALHRSVQVTENQKYDDLIQTDASINPGNSGGPLLNIDGQMIGINVAVRVGAQGIGFAIPVDTVMEISSRMMSTERMSDQYHGIRGKTLWENDRPVFKITGVEKDSPADAAGLRIGDTLTELAGQKIERQLDVELALLNRTLGEEISLNVDRSGESDKQLAIVVKSLSGATNVSDLAWRTMGVRVKSMPERDFAQLATRYRGGLQVVAVRAGSPAELEGIQIGDILVGMHDWETISYENLDYILKNKSVTQRGAIRFYILRERDTLYGDISLAATQQITQR, from the coding sequence ATGCGTTCACCCTCTATGAATAACCTCGCCGTTCGTCTGTGCTGGCTCTTGCTCGCAGCTACGGTGTGCTATTCGCCTGCTTTCTCCGGCAGCTTCGCTCACGCCTCCGAGCTTCGCATGACTCCGATCGTCAAGGCGGTCCAGTCGGCGAAGGAATCGATCGTGAACATCCACGGGCACAAGACCGTGGCCGCTGTCAGTGCTGTCGGCGGAGATACCCCACGCCAGGTGAATGGCATGGGTACCGGTGTCATCATTGACCGTCGCGGATTCATTGTCACCAACCACCACGTGGTCGATGGCGTTCGCCGCATTCAGGTCACCTTCAATAACGGCGAAACGCTGATCGCTCGCCTGATCGCGCACGACCTGACGACCGACCTGGCCGTGATTAAGGTCGATGCCGAAGATGAACTTCCTTGCATCACCATTGGCAAGTCGACCGACTTGATGCCCGGCGAAACGGTCATCGCGGTTGGCAACGCCTACGGATACGAAAACTCGGTCACTCGCGGGATCATCAGTGCGTTGCACCGCAGCGTCCAGGTCACCGAGAACCAGAAGTACGACGACCTGATCCAGACCGATGCCAGCATCAACCCAGGCAACTCGGGTGGCCCGCTGCTGAATATCGATGGCCAAATGATCGGGATCAACGTTGCTGTCCGCGTCGGTGCCCAGGGCATCGGCTTCGCCATCCCCGTCGACACCGTCATGGAAATCTCTTCCCGCATGATGTCGACCGAACGCATGAGCGATCAGTATCACGGCATCCGCGGCAAGACTCTGTGGGAAAACGACCGTCCGGTCTTCAAGATCACTGGCGTCGAAAAGGACAGCCCCGCCGACGCAGCTGGCCTGCGAATTGGCGACACCCTGACCGAGCTGGCCGGCCAAAAGATCGAACGCCAGTTGGACGTCGAACTGGCCCTGCTGAACCGCACCCTCGGCGAAGAAATCTCGCTCAACGTCGACCGCTCGGGCGAAAGCGACAAGCAACTGGCGATCGTGGTGAAGAGCCTCAGCGGTGCCACCAACGTTTCGGACCTGGCATGGCGTACGATGGGAGTGCGAGTCAAATCGATGCCAGAACGAGACTTCGCCCAGTTGGCCACGCGTTACCGTGGTGGCCTGCAAGTGGTCGCCGTCCGAGCTGGCAGCCCAGCGGAACTGGAAGGTATCCAGATCGGCGACATCCTGGTTGGCATGCACGACTGGGAAACGATCTCGTACGAGAACCTCGACTACATCTTGAAGAACAAGTCGGTCACGCAACGAGGTGCCATCCGGTTCTACATTCTGCGAGAACGGGATACCCTGTACGGCGACATCAGCCTGGCAGCCACTCAGCAAATCACGCAACGATAA
- a CDS encoding thiamine-phosphate kinase: protein MEQAFLQFLANQSTSLAAGSVGIGDDAAMLSWGAEQKLVVCTDLISDETDFLLHEVTPQQIGRKALAINLSDIAAMACEPVGALLTLLLPQGESSLGLAKGIYEGAAQLAETYGCPIIGGDTNSWPGKVAVSVTVLGRCPGPQPLLRQGAQPGDAIAVTGKLGGSILGHHLSFEPRIREALELHQNFHLTAGMDISDGISIDLPRLCQQSRVGAEIDARLLPISDAAHQRSKQTGKPAWWHALNDGEDFELLFTLPAEQMDRLATQWTESVPVTKIGTVREASPLMLIDLEGTRQPLLPEGFSHQ from the coding sequence GTGGAACAGGCGTTCCTTCAGTTTCTCGCCAATCAATCGACCTCGCTTGCCGCTGGCAGCGTCGGGATCGGGGACGATGCCGCCATGCTGTCGTGGGGGGCCGAGCAGAAGCTGGTGGTCTGCACCGACTTGATCTCGGATGAAACCGACTTCCTGCTGCACGAAGTCACCCCGCAGCAGATTGGTCGAAAGGCGTTGGCGATCAACCTGAGCGACATTGCGGCGATGGCCTGCGAGCCCGTAGGAGCACTACTCACGCTGCTTCTGCCGCAAGGCGAGTCCTCGCTGGGCTTGGCGAAAGGAATCTACGAGGGAGCCGCTCAGCTCGCCGAAACGTATGGCTGCCCCATCATCGGTGGCGATACCAACAGTTGGCCCGGCAAGGTCGCGGTGAGCGTAACCGTCTTGGGCCGCTGTCCCGGCCCGCAGCCGCTGCTTCGTCAAGGAGCCCAACCTGGCGACGCGATCGCCGTCACCGGCAAGCTGGGAGGAAGCATCCTCGGTCACCACCTGAGTTTCGAGCCACGTATTCGTGAAGCGTTGGAGTTGCACCAGAACTTTCATCTGACGGCCGGCATGGATATTAGCGATGGGATTTCGATCGACCTGCCGCGACTCTGCCAGCAGAGCAGGGTAGGGGCCGAGATCGATGCCCGCCTGCTGCCGATCAGCGACGCCGCCCACCAGCGGAGCAAGCAAACCGGCAAACCAGCCTGGTGGCATGCCTTGAACGATGGCGAAGACTTCGAACTGCTGTTCACCTTGCCCGCCGAGCAGATGGATCGCCTCGCCACCCAGTGGACCGAAAGCGTTCCGGTAACCAAAATAGGTACCGTTCGCGAAGCATCTCCCCTGATGCTGATCGATCTGGAAGGGACACGCCAGCCCCTTTTGCCAGAAGGTTTCTCTCACCAATAA
- the tsaE gene encoding tRNA (adenosine(37)-N6)-threonylcarbamoyltransferase complex ATPase subunit type 1 TsaE, with the protein MSTITWEASSEEQTQQLGHVLADLIPPGTVVSLNGTLGAGKTRLVKAMASALGIPAEDVISPTFVIMQRYFGGKTLYHFDVYRIKDDDEFLELGPEEYFDSEGITLLEWADRVANCLPRDYLRVDIEVLGETTRMFTIASVGAELENIPLQVKDALEATGAA; encoded by the coding sequence ATGAGCACGATTACCTGGGAAGCATCCAGCGAAGAACAAACCCAACAGCTTGGCCACGTCCTGGCCGACTTGATTCCGCCCGGGACGGTCGTTTCGCTGAATGGCACGCTTGGTGCCGGCAAGACTCGCCTGGTCAAGGCGATGGCCTCGGCGCTGGGGATTCCGGCCGAAGACGTGATCAGCCCGACCTTCGTCATCATGCAGCGTTACTTCGGCGGCAAGACGCTGTATCACTTCGACGTCTATCGCATCAAAGACGACGACGAATTTCTGGAACTGGGTCCGGAAGAATACTTCGATTCCGAAGGCATCACCCTGCTGGAATGGGCCGACCGGGTCGCCAACTGCCTGCCGCGTGATTATCTACGAGTCGATATCGAAGTCCTCGGCGAGACGACGCGCATGTTCACGATCGCTTCGGTGGGGGCGGAACTGGAGAACATTCCGCTGCAGGTGAAAGATGCCCTGGAAGCCACCGGCGCCGCCTAG
- the hslU gene encoding ATP-dependent protease ATPase subunit HslU gives MSSTNQDLTPREIVGLLDADIVGQNEAKRAVAIAVRNRWRRKNLPGELQQEVSPKNILMIGPTGVGKTEIARRLAKLTGAPFIKIEATKFTEVGYYGRDVESMVRELVDNAIAIVRETEKEAVQEDAKKRAEKRLLDLLISPRPPHTATEPEEIEKHERSRERMKQMLEAGQMEDRNVELMIEQKGSPVMLSGMGMEQMDMDLQGMLEKIMPKNTARREMTVADARKVLVEQEIEALLDKERIHEAAIKLAENLGIIFLDEIDKIVANEGKGGNDVSRQGVQRDLLPIVEGTTVQTKYGYVNTDHVMFIAAGAFHKVSPSDLMPELQGRFPIRVELSDLTKEDFVRILTEPKSSLMRQYVELMKTEEVAVHFTEDALEEIASYAFQVNQTTQNIGARRLYTIMERLLEELSFEAPDMRYATVEINAAYVKQRLDDVSKDEDLSRFIL, from the coding sequence ATGTCGTCGACGAATCAGGACCTCACTCCGCGAGAAATTGTCGGCCTGCTCGATGCCGACATTGTTGGACAAAACGAAGCGAAGCGGGCCGTGGCGATCGCCGTGCGGAATCGCTGGCGCCGCAAGAACCTGCCCGGGGAACTGCAGCAGGAAGTCTCGCCCAAGAATATCTTGATGATCGGTCCCACCGGCGTCGGGAAAACCGAGATCGCACGCCGACTGGCGAAGCTGACCGGGGCTCCATTCATCAAGATCGAAGCGACCAAGTTCACCGAAGTGGGCTACTATGGTCGCGACGTTGAAAGCATGGTCCGCGAACTGGTCGACAATGCGATTGCGATCGTCCGAGAAACCGAGAAGGAAGCGGTTCAAGAGGATGCCAAGAAACGAGCCGAGAAACGTTTGCTCGACTTGCTGATCTCGCCTCGGCCACCACACACGGCGACTGAACCGGAAGAGATCGAGAAGCACGAGCGTTCGCGCGAACGGATGAAACAGATGCTCGAAGCAGGTCAAATGGAAGACCGCAACGTCGAGTTGATGATCGAACAAAAGGGTTCGCCCGTCATGCTCAGCGGTATGGGTATGGAGCAGATGGACATGGATCTGCAGGGCATGCTCGAGAAAATCATGCCCAAGAACACGGCCCGTCGCGAGATGACGGTCGCCGATGCTCGCAAGGTATTGGTCGAGCAAGAGATCGAGGCGCTGCTCGATAAAGAACGGATTCACGAAGCGGCGATCAAGCTGGCCGAGAACCTGGGGATTATCTTCCTCGACGAGATCGACAAAATCGTGGCCAACGAAGGGAAAGGTGGCAACGACGTTTCCCGGCAGGGTGTGCAGCGCGATCTGTTGCCGATCGTGGAAGGAACGACGGTTCAAACCAAGTATGGTTACGTCAACACCGATCACGTGATGTTCATTGCCGCCGGGGCGTTTCATAAAGTCAGCCCCAGCGATCTGATGCCGGAACTGCAAGGTCGCTTTCCGATTCGGGTCGAGCTTTCGGACTTGACCAAGGAAGACTTCGTGCGAATTCTGACCGAACCGAAGTCTTCCCTGATGCGACAATACGTTGAACTAATGAAGACAGAAGAAGTCGCCGTTCATTTCACGGAAGATGCCCTGGAAGAGATCGCGTCGTATGCGTTCCAGGTCAATCAAACGACGCAGAACATCGGTGCCCGGCGGTTGTATACCATCATGGAACGGCTGCTTGAGGAACTGAGCTTCGAAGCCCCCGATATGCGGTACGCCACCGTCGAGATCAATGCGGCGTACGTCAAGCAGCGTCTGGACGATGTGAGCAAAGATGAAGACCTGAGCCGGTTCATCTTGTAA
- the hslV gene encoding ATP-dependent protease subunit HslV codes for MRIRSTTILAVRHNGEVAIGGDGQVTMNTSVMKSDASKIRPLLGGKVWCGFAGSTADAFALLERFESMLKDYPGNVPKAATELAKQWRTDRAMRRLEALMVVVDAQQTLLLSGTGDVIQPTDGILGIGSGGNYATAAAKALVKHSSLSAEEIVLASLKIAADIDIYTNDNIKIHRVEAV; via the coding sequence ATGCGAATTCGTTCGACCACCATTCTGGCGGTTCGTCACAATGGCGAAGTTGCCATCGGCGGCGATGGCCAAGTTACCATGAACACCAGCGTCATGAAATCCGACGCTTCGAAGATTCGCCCGTTGCTGGGTGGGAAGGTCTGGTGTGGATTTGCCGGCTCGACTGCCGACGCGTTCGCATTGCTCGAACGCTTTGAATCGATGCTCAAAGATTATCCCGGCAATGTCCCCAAAGCCGCGACCGAGCTTGCCAAGCAGTGGCGAACCGACCGCGCGATGCGTCGCCTGGAAGCGTTGATGGTGGTGGTCGATGCCCAGCAGACGTTGCTCCTTTCCGGGACCGGCGACGTCATTCAGCCGACCGACGGCATCCTGGGGATCGGCTCTGGCGGAAACTATGCCACCGCGGCGGCCAAGGCATTGGTCAAACATAGTTCGCTCTCGGCTGAAGAGATCGTGCTGGCCAGTTTGAAGATCGCCGCCGACATCGATATCTATACCAACGACAACATCAAAATTCATCGCGTGGAGGCCGTTTAA